A window of Gossypium raimondii isolate GPD5lz chromosome 7, ASM2569854v1, whole genome shotgun sequence genomic DNA:
AACCTAGTACCTACTCTACCTAATCCCCTCCATGGATTTCTATTTCTTTCCATGGTACTCCACAAAATGCCACATTATAGGCTAGCCCTAGAGAACACATAAATTTATCccaacatacatacatacatggaTATATATTTGACTTCATTATCATCAGTACAAAGCAAAGGTAATCTTTGAGTATCCaaacaaaaaacaagaaaaggTTTCCAATCATTTCATGattaatattgtattatatAACTTAGCATGACCatagaaacaaagaaaatcatATGAAATTTTCCTTGAATCAGACCCtgtattaaaacaacaaatacaTTACCAGTACAGTAAAAGATAAAAGCTCATTTGCTAAAAGAGACCTGAAATAAACTAACCACTGTGTCTAAACTGAGTAAAAAGAAAGAGCCCACTGTTTGAATGTAAAATGAAGTTATAGTTTATACGCAAACACAACTCCATTTACCATTCATATAGCTTTGTCATAGATGGAGGGCTGAGGCACTGTATTCTGAGCTAGGCTAACTTCATCGTCATCTTGTTCTGAAGGTGGTAAATTAAGATCGAATGGTTGAACAGTAGGCTTAAACTTAATGGAAATCCTATTATGAGTAACCGATGGTGAGTAACCAAAATGAATTTTCTTATGGCCACCCAGTGCTTGACCCGATTGAAACACCCTATCACAGAACTCGCATTCAAAGATTCTTTGTTGATGGATCTTATGATCAGTAGCGTCACCACCATTTtcagcttcttcttcttgggCAATCTTCTTGTTTTTGAAATTGTGACTAGCTGTATGCCCACCCAAAGCCTGGTGAGATCTGAAAGTTATATTGCATGTCTCACACTTGTAGCACTTTGGGTGAGCCTTGGCCGCAGTAAAGAACTCACCGTCTTCTTCATCCTTCTCGTAATCAAAACCCGCACCATGATCAGATATTTCGTTACCTTGGGTTAGTTTTGGATTGTCAGTCCGTTCAGTCCTTGAAAGCATTAGAAGACACAGGGCAGCATCTTCCATAGAGAAAGGTGAGCTCACCGAGTCAGATGGTGAGTCGTTCATCGCCATGTCGGAGGAGAACTTGGGAAGTTGTTTAGATCTTTTCCCAGATGGGTTCTCAGGAGACTCGGTGGAGTCAGTAGAAAGTTCATGTTTGGTGGAAGTCAGTGAAGAAAGAGGAGGattggaagaagaagaagaaggtggaATGGAGA
This region includes:
- the LOC105770356 gene encoding zinc finger protein ZAT9 translates to MDQYPKACRICDRRFSNGKALGVHMRFHFPNFSIPPSSSSSNPPLSSLTSTKHELSTDSTESPENPSGKRSKQLPKFSSDMAMNDSPSDSVSSPFSMEDAALCLLMLSRTERTDNPKLTQGNEISDHGAGFDYEKDEEDGEFFTAAKAHPKCYKCETCNITFRSHQALGGHTASHNFKNKKIAQEEEAENGGDATDHKIHQQRIFECEFCDRVFQSGQALGGHKKIHFGYSPSVTHNRISIKFKPTVQPFDLNLPPSEQDDDEVSLAQNTVPQPSIYDKAI